The Sulfurimonas sp. genome includes a region encoding these proteins:
- a CDS encoding EAL domain-containing protein produces MNNSLTKKHAFIVSIIYFAVSVLWITLSDAAVAFLTNDADKITILQTYKEWFFVSLTAVVIFFLSSKFFNTIHLQCIQSFEQNEKYKKTKRSLEQTKEIVAASQTELSKYETLLTTIINNSPDAVFAKDLDGKYILFNDTALKMVNMTSDEVLGKSDEMIFTPEDSLKLKEDDRAVTASGRAIIKEEEIVTNDGIRKTFLITKGTLLDKEDKTFGIFGISKDITAQKKYERYLLESKDKFYNISHINLVTNLPNRLHISEVLTEKCLENPPFYLILFDLDEFKIVNDSYGHRFGDKLLFEISKVLKEVFDSTAFIACMGGDEFGIIVNSSDKEEILVLMQKLHDKLSKPFKIDLIDVYITASSGICAYPDDAKSMEELYQAADTAMYNAKKMGKNRFSFYNAEFKKEAVAYTQIVTNLKQAINKNELELYFQSQNNPLTSKIIGAEALLRWRHQDKMIPPDIFIPVAEKSGLIVEIGTFVLKSGFKTVKKWRELGILKSKIAINVSARQLTHLDFINTLKEILEETACEASWIELEITESSVLENPKLAISLLWQLKALGFYISMDDFGTGYSSLSYLKNLPIDKLKIDKSFVTNIRNEPKNQIIVKTVIFLAKELNIQVLAEGVEIQDELDFLVEHKIDSIQGYYYSKPLPFDEMEKLLQK; encoded by the coding sequence ATGAATAATTCTCTAACCAAAAAACATGCGTTTATTGTCTCTATAATTTACTTTGCGGTTAGTGTGCTTTGGATAACTTTATCTGATGCTGCCGTTGCATTTTTAACAAACGATGCAGATAAAATCACTATACTGCAAACATATAAGGAATGGTTTTTTGTTTCTCTGACTGCCGTAGTTATATTTTTCTTAAGTTCCAAGTTTTTTAACACCATACATCTGCAATGCATACAAAGTTTTGAACAAAATGAAAAATATAAAAAAACAAAAAGAAGTCTTGAGCAAACCAAAGAGATTGTAGCAGCTTCTCAAACCGAACTCTCAAAGTATGAAACGCTTTTAACTACGATTATTAACAACTCTCCAGATGCCGTATTTGCAAAAGATCTGGACGGAAAATATATACTTTTTAACGATACTGCATTAAAAATGGTAAATATGACATCAGATGAGGTTTTAGGAAAGAGTGATGAGATGATTTTCACACCCGAAGACTCCCTTAAACTAAAAGAGGATGACAGAGCCGTTACGGCAAGCGGCAGGGCAATTATAAAAGAAGAAGAGATAGTAACGAATGACGGTATTAGAAAAACTTTTTTGATTACAAAAGGTACTCTTTTAGATAAAGAGGATAAAACATTCGGAATATTTGGGATATCAAAAGATATTACCGCTCAAAAAAAATATGAACGATATCTTTTAGAATCTAAAGATAAGTTTTATAATATTTCACATATAAATTTAGTGACCAATTTGCCAAATAGACTGCATATCAGCGAAGTTTTAACCGAAAAATGTTTAGAAAACCCTCCTTTTTATCTTATCCTTTTTGATCTTGACGAGTTTAAAATAGTTAATGACTCATACGGTCACCGTTTTGGAGACAAGCTCCTTTTTGAAATCTCTAAAGTTCTTAAAGAAGTTTTTGACTCTACGGCTTTTATAGCCTGTATGGGCGGTGACGAGTTTGGAATCATCGTAAACTCAAGCGACAAAGAAGAGATACTTGTTTTAATGCAGAAACTGCACGATAAGCTTAGCAAGCCTTTTAAAATAGATTTGATAGATGTTTATATTACGGCAAGCTCCGGTATCTGTGCTTATCCTGATGACGCTAAAAGTATGGAGGAACTGTATCAAGCGGCAGACACGGCGATGTATAATGCTAAAAAAATGGGTAAAAATAGATTTAGCTTTTATAATGCCGAATTTAAAAAAGAGGCTGTAGCTTATACGCAAATAGTGACAAATCTAAAACAGGCAATAAACAAGAACGAACTTGAACTCTATTTTCAATCTCAGAACAACCCGCTGACAAGTAAAATTATAGGTGCCGAGGCACTTTTGAGATGGAGGCATCAAGACAAGATGATACCGCCCGATATATTTATACCTGTAGCCGAAAAAAGCGGATTGATAGTAGAGATAGGAACTTTTGTACTAAAAAGCGGTTTTAAAACAGTTAAAAAATGGCGTGAACTTGGAATATTAAAGAGTAAAATAGCCATCAATGTCTCCGCACGCCAACTTACACATTTGGATTTTATAAACACTCTTAAAGAGATACTGGAAGAGACAGCGTGTGAAGCATCGTGGATAGAGTTGGAAATCACGGAGAGTTCCGTTTTGGAAAATCCGAAACTTGCGATAAGCTTGCTATGGCAATTAAAAGCATTGGGATTTTATATTTCAATGGATGATTTCGGTACGGGATACTCATCTCTCTCTTATCTGAAAAATCTTCCGATTGATAAACTAAAAATTGATAAATCCTTTGTGACAAATATAAGGAATGAGCCAAAAAATCAGATTATCGTTAAAACGGTTATTTTCTTGGCAAAAGAGTTAAATATACAAGTCTTGGCAGAGGGTGTAGAGATTCAAGATGAACTTGACTTTTTGGTAGAACACAAAATAGACTCTATACAAGGTTACTATTACTCAAAACCGCTTCCGTTTGATGAGATGGAGAAGTTACTGCAAAAATAA